In the Paralichthys olivaceus isolate ysfri-2021 chromosome 15, ASM2471397v2, whole genome shotgun sequence genome, one interval contains:
- the sptbn4a gene encoding spectrin beta chain, non-erythrocytic 4 isoform X1 — protein MLMARDTARDEAQKLHRKWLKHQAFMAELARNKEWLAKIEQEGLELIQEKPELRPVVQQKLEEIRECWSDLESTTKAKARQLFENKKPEPAVKSYSDLDNQLSHLEQQPPQLEQAHHLPTFNEQLQKFQAMESQIGDFYKDVGELGSLQGVCLPQRGLMAGDKGGGEQSGMVETRIVRLIEPLKERRRILLASKEMHQVAQDLEDEILWIQERLPLASCKDYGNNLQSVQQHVKKNQTLQRDLTGRRARVEEVLDRAGIIASLRTPEVEFVREGAGHVRQLWEVLQLETERRSVMLDATLQSQQYYSEAAKVESWLSGQKLHLVSEEKGTDEASTLQLLKAHLALEQTVETYAETVGMLSQQCQRLLELGHPDSEHITKQQSHIDRLYVSLKDMVEHRKTKLEQQYWLYQLNKDVEELEKWITEREAVASSTELGQDLEDVTVLQETFTKFASETNNIGQQRMEQVNKMVNEMIDCGHSDAATIAEWKDGLNESWADLLELMETRRQMLAASHQLHKFFTDCKEVLAQIAGKMKQLPEVRACQANITNPATLQRLMHSFEHALQLLVAQVRQLQENAAQLRTIYAGEKAEAIMVKEQEVMEAWKELLSSCGASRVQVTSVTDKVQFFSVVRENLMWMEGIMGQIGWDEPRDLTALEGMIKQHQELKAKIDGRSKTIQQCADLGKILIAAGNPASEEIKEKLDSLLSKQKDLVEKWDKHQERLQRKQEYFQFAQETVRAEAWLKAKEPLITSKQPEGGEAPAQTDEAEQLILRHEAFRKAAVTWKERFSSLRQLSAAEKKKEEEKKTTPLSSRRMFPLSCLTPNIASTSATSPFLRQTVQAHIEPKPLQTCLDLGATAVTQRLSSTLANYNPVLNGSGYHSQEQQCSGKLMSSSYLGMNHQAAGGGSDSGFSALTSHSGGADTSTYLGINHQTVGSAESSGYFGLTAGCVGSIQNHFSSGRLGSSGNLAQQPSSGGLGSPGFLPQQNMGSSGYLAQTQNIGSPGYLGQQPNLGSSGYLAQQPNMGSSGYLAQQPNMGSSGYLAQQPNMGSSGYLVQQPNMGSSGFLPQNYQSSGGFGSSGFLAQNNYSSGSLGSSNYLAQSGGIMDPKMAYAWQHLKADFMQPRINHIHKAVNPLLEASRVQREQYGDIPMADMMGPESGLELLHGRLQRDPRGSRSDPQMDHLRREREYKLGRQTSSEQEIQARLNELPMIVRQERYRRRLERQSSSEQEGSGKQRLQRQDSSDLEGSIKEGSDKRSGDKRSTMAEIVEQVQEREAAHARGEPYRPPSSLSAPVTRFDGRPRARDRPKPRRRPRPKEPEETRRSRSAPATGAPTTPQPPSHTAHNEGFLYRKKATSSDLEAQQRSPNSKSWVNVYCVLKEGLLTFYKDARNHNTTYNGEPPVDLCNCSFDPSMGYKKKKNVFLLQINDGNFFVFHAKDEEDLKAWTSNITTCISDHEDMAKWDKPGTSSMDPDRSERKEKSEGDADARSERSELAEGEERSEKERSEKGDGSEKLDTSEIADKLEGGAGGSSTSGKSK, from the exons GCTATGGAGTCTCAGATAGGGGACTTTTACAAGGATGTGGGGGAGCTGGGAAGCTTGCAGGGGGTCTGTCTACCCCAGCGAGGGCTGATGGCAGGTGACAAGGGAGGCGGCGAGCAGTCAGGCATGGTGGAGACGCGCATCGTGCGCCTCATTGAGCCCCTAAAGGAGAGACGCCGCATCCTGCTGGCTTCCAAAGAGATGCACCAAGTCGCCCAGGACCTGGAGGATGAGATA CTGTGGATTCAGGAGAGGCTTCCCCTGGCCTCCTGTAAGGATTACGGGAATAACCTCCAGAGTGTACAGCAGCATGTAAAAAAGAACCAG ACACTCCAGAGGGATCTGACCGGGCGCCGGGCTCGTGTTGAAGAGGTTCTGGACCGGGCGGGCATCATCGCTTCACTGAGGACTCCTGAGGTGGAGTTTGTACGCGAAGGGGCGGGTCACGTGCGCCAGCTGTGGGAAGTTTTGCAGCTGGAGACGGAGAGGAGGTCTGTGATGCTGGACGCCACGCTGCAGTCTCAGCAGTACTATAGCGAGGCAGCTAAAGTGGAATCCTGGCTGTCAGGTCAGAAGCTCCATCTTGTCAGTGAGGAAAAAGGCACG GATGAGGCGAGcaccctgcagctgctgaaggCCCACCTGGCTCTGGAGCAAACAGTGGAGACATATGCAGAGACAGTTGGCATGTTATCCCAGCAATGCCAACGTCTACTGGAACTGGGACATCCAGACAG TGAACACATCACCAAGCAGCAGTCCCACATAGATCGGCTGTACGTGTCTCTGAAGGACATGGTAGAGCACAGGAAGACCAAACTGGAGCAGCAGTACTGGCTCTATCAGCTCAACAAGGACGTGGAGGAGTTAGAGAAGTGGATCACTGAGCGCGAGGCGGTGGCCAGTTCCACCGAGCTGGGCCAAGACCTCGAGGACGTCACG gtgcTTCAGGAGACGTTCACCAAGTTTGCCTCAGAAACCAACAACATCGGCCAGCAGCGCATGGAGCAGGTGAACAAAATGGTGAACGAGATGATCGACTGCGGCCACTCGGACGCGGCCACCATCGCTGAGTGGAAGGATGGACTAAATGAGTCATGGGCGGACCtcctggagctgatggagaccCGCAGACAGATGCTGGCAGCTTCGCACCAGCTGCACAAGTTCTTCACCGACTGCAAAGAG GTCTTGGCTCAGATCGCAGGGAAGATGAAGCAGTTGCCAGAGGTGAGGGCATGCCAGGCCAACATCACCAATCCAGCCACCCTGCAGAGACTCATGCACTCCTTTGAGCATGCCCTTCAACTGCTAGTAGCACAG GTGaggcagctgcaggagaacgCCGCCCAGCTGAGGACCATCTATGCGGGTGAGAAGGCTGAGGCCATCATGGTCAAAGAGCAGGAGGTGATGGAGGCGTGGAAGGAGCTGCTGAGCTCCTGCGGGGCTAGTCGCGTCCAGGTTACTTCAGTGACCGACAAGGTGCAGTTCTTCTCGGTAGTGCGTGAAAACCTGATGTGGATGGAAGGCATCATGGGCCAGATAGGATGGGATGAGCCCAG GGATTTGACAGCTCTGGAGGGGATGATAAAACAACACCAGGAGCTGAAAGCCAAAATAGACGGCCGAAGCAAGACCATCCAGCAGTGTGCGGATCTGGGCAAGATCCTGATAGCTGCCGGAAACCCTGCATCAGAAGAG ATAAAAGAGAAGCTGGACAGTCTTCTGTCTAAGCAGAAGGATCTTGTTGAAAAATGGGACAAACACCAGGAAAGGTTACAGCGCA AGCAGGAATACTTCCAGTTTGCCCAGGAGACAGTGAGGGCGGAAGCCTGGCTAAAAGCCAAGGAGCCGCTGATCACCTCCAAGCAGCCAGAAGGAGGCGAGGCCCCGGCCCAAACAGACGAGGCTGAGCAGCTCATTCTCCGCCACGAGGCCTTCCGCAAGGCTGCTGTAACCTGGAAAGAACGATTCAGCTCCCTCCGCCAGCTCTCCGCA gctgagaagaagaaagaggaggagaaaaagacaaCCCCACTCTCCAGCAGAAGGATGTTCCCATTATCTTGTCTGACTCCAAACATTGCCTCAACCAGTGCTACCTCACCTTTCCTGAGGCAGACGGTACAGGCACATATAGAACCCAAACCCTTACAGACCTGTCTGGATCTGGGTGCCACTGCTGTCACCCAGAGATTGTCCTCAACGCTAGCCAACTACAACCCAGTCTTAAATGGATCAGGCTACCACAGTCAGGAGCAGCAGTGCAGTGGGAAGTTGATGAGCTCCTCGTACCTTGGGATGAACCACCAGGCAGCTGGAGGTGGAAGTGACTCCGGTTTCTCTGCATTGACCTCCCATAGTGGTGGAGCAGACACTTCTACTTACCTTGGAATAAATCATCAAACTGTCGGCAGTGCAGAAAGCTCTGGGTACTTTGGACTGACTGCTGGGTGTGTGGGTAGTATCCAAAACCATTTTAGCAGTGGCAGATTAGGGAGTTCGGGTAACTTAGCTCAGCAGCCAAGCAGTGGAGGTTTGGGAAGCCCTGGATTTCTCCCTCAACAGAATATGGGCAGTTCTGGATATTTGGCCCAAACACAAAATATTGGAAGTCCTGGATACTTAGGACAACAGCCTAATTTAGGGAGTTCAGGATATTTGGCACAACAGCCTAATATGGGGAGTTCAGGATATTTGGCACAACAGCCTAATATGGGGAGTTCTGGGTATTTGGCACAGCAGCCTAACATGGGGAGCTCTGGGTACTTGGTGCAGCAGCCTAATATGGGGAGTTCTGGCTTCCTACCGCAGAATTATCAGAGTAGTGGGGGATTTGGTAGCTCAGGCTTTCTGGCACAAAATAATTACAGCAGTGGAAGTCTGGGCAGTTCCAATTACCTAGCTCAGAGTGGCGGCATCATGGACCCTAAAATGGCATATGCATGGCAGCACCTAAAAGCTGACTTCATGCAGCCCAGGATCAACCACATCCACAAGGCCGTAAACCCACTCCTAGAAGCCAGCAGGGTGCAGCGAGAACAGTACGGTGACATCCCAATGGCAGACATGATGGGACCGGAGTCTGGGCTGGAGCTCCTCCATGGCCGTCTCCAGAGGGATCCCCGCGGTAGCCGCTCTGACCCTCAGATGGACCATCTGAGGCGAGAGAGGGAGTACAAGCTGGGTAGACAGACCTCCAGCGAACAGGAGATCCAGGCCAGGCTGAACGAGCTGCCAATGATTGTGCGTCAGGAGCGCTACAGGAGACGCCTGGAGAGACAGTCCTCCAGTGAACAGGAGGGAAGCGGCaagcagaggctgcagaggcAGGACTCTAGTGACCTGGAGGGCTCCATTAAAGAGGGCTCTGACAAGCGCTCAGG GGACAAGAGATCTACCATGGCAGAGATTGTAGAACAGGtccaggagagagaggcagcacaT GCACGGGGAGAGCCCTATCGGCCTCCTAGCAGCCTTTCAGCACCGGTGACTCGTTTTGATGGACGTCCTCGCGCCCGTGACCGTCCAAAACCAAGGAGGAGGCCCCGCCCAAAAGAGCCTGAGGAGACACGACGTTCTCGCTCAGCCCCAGCAACTGGAGCCCCAACAACACCCCAGCCACCCTCACACACTGCCCACAATGAAGGCTTCCTCTATCGCAAAAAGGCCACCAGCTCTGATCTAGAAGCTCAGCAGAGGAGCCCCAACAG TAAGTCCTGGGTGAATGTATACTGTGTGCTGAAAGAGGGACTGCTGACCTTCTACAAGGATGCCAGGAACCACAACACAACGTACAATGGAGAGCCTCCCGTCGACCTTTGTAACTGCTCATTTGATCCTTCAATGGgatacaagaagaagaaaaatgttttccttcttca AATAAACGATGGAAACTTCTTTGTATTCCATGCAAAAGATGAG GAGGACCTGAAGGCTTGGACTTCAAACATCACCACCTGTATATCTGACCATGAGGACATGGCCAAGTGGGACAAGCCTGGCACCTCGTCCATGGACCCTGACCGCtcggagaggaaggagaagtcTGAGGGGGACGCGGACGCCAGGTCAGAGAGGTCAGAGCTGgctgagggggaggagaggtcTGAGAAGGAGAGGTCAGAGAAGGGGGATGGCTCTGAGAAGTTAGACACGTCAGAAATTGCTGACAAGCTGGAGGGCGGGGCAGGGGGCTCCAGCACGTCTGGAAAAAGCAAATGA
- the sptbn4a gene encoding spectrin beta chain, non-erythrocytic 4 isoform X2, with protein sequence MSRRRYGPEKKAERCFADWFTCRRTEVNPQEGLELIQEKPELRPVVQQKLEEIRECWSDLESTTKAKARQLFENKKPEPAVKSYSDLDNQLSHLEQQPPQLEQAHHLPTFNEQLQKFQAMESQIGDFYKDVGELGSLQGVCLPQRGLMAGDKGGGEQSGMVETRIVRLIEPLKERRRILLASKEMHQVAQDLEDEILWIQERLPLASCKDYGNNLQSVQQHVKKNQTLQRDLTGRRARVEEVLDRAGIIASLRTPEVEFVREGAGHVRQLWEVLQLETERRSVMLDATLQSQQYYSEAAKVESWLSGQKLHLVSEEKGTDEASTLQLLKAHLALEQTVETYAETVGMLSQQCQRLLELGHPDSEHITKQQSHIDRLYVSLKDMVEHRKTKLEQQYWLYQLNKDVEELEKWITEREAVASSTELGQDLEDVTVLQETFTKFASETNNIGQQRMEQVNKMVNEMIDCGHSDAATIAEWKDGLNESWADLLELMETRRQMLAASHQLHKFFTDCKEVLAQIAGKMKQLPEVRACQANITNPATLQRLMHSFEHALQLLVAQVRQLQENAAQLRTIYAGEKAEAIMVKEQEVMEAWKELLSSCGASRVQVTSVTDKVQFFSVVRENLMWMEGIMGQIGWDEPRDLTALEGMIKQHQELKAKIDGRSKTIQQCADLGKILIAAGNPASEEIKEKLDSLLSKQKDLVEKWDKHQERLQRKQEYFQFAQETVRAEAWLKAKEPLITSKQPEGGEAPAQTDEAEQLILRHEAFRKAAVTWKERFSSLRQLSAAEKKKEEEKKTTPLSSRRMFPLSCLTPNIASTSATSPFLRQTVQAHIEPKPLQTCLDLGATAVTQRLSSTLANYNPVLNGSGYHSQEQQCSGKLMSSSYLGMNHQAAGGGSDSGFSALTSHSGGADTSTYLGINHQTVGSAESSGYFGLTAGCVGSIQNHFSSGRLGSSGNLAQQPSSGGLGSPGFLPQQNMGSSGYLAQTQNIGSPGYLGQQPNLGSSGYLAQQPNMGSSGYLAQQPNMGSSGYLAQQPNMGSSGYLVQQPNMGSSGFLPQNYQSSGGFGSSGFLAQNNYSSGSLGSSNYLAQSGGIMDPKMAYAWQHLKADFMQPRINHIHKAVNPLLEASRVQREQYGDIPMADMMGPESGLELLHGRLQRDPRGSRSDPQMDHLRREREYKLGRQTSSEQEIQARLNELPMIVRQERYRRRLERQSSSEQEGSGKQRLQRQDSSDLEGSIKEGSDKRSGDKRSTMAEIVEQVQEREAAHARGEPYRPPSSLSAPVTRFDGRPRARDRPKPRRRPRPKEPEETRRSRSAPATGAPTTPQPPSHTAHNEGFLYRKKATSSDLEAQQRSPNSKSWVNVYCVLKEGLLTFYKDARNHNTTYNGEPPVDLCNCSFDPSMGYKKKKNVFLLQINDGNFFVFHAKDEEDLKAWTSNITTCISDHEDMAKWDKPGTSSMDPDRSERKEKSEGDADARSERSELAEGEERSEKERSEKGDGSEKLDTSEIADKLEGGAGGSSTSGKSK encoded by the exons GCTATGGAGTCTCAGATAGGGGACTTTTACAAGGATGTGGGGGAGCTGGGAAGCTTGCAGGGGGTCTGTCTACCCCAGCGAGGGCTGATGGCAGGTGACAAGGGAGGCGGCGAGCAGTCAGGCATGGTGGAGACGCGCATCGTGCGCCTCATTGAGCCCCTAAAGGAGAGACGCCGCATCCTGCTGGCTTCCAAAGAGATGCACCAAGTCGCCCAGGACCTGGAGGATGAGATA CTGTGGATTCAGGAGAGGCTTCCCCTGGCCTCCTGTAAGGATTACGGGAATAACCTCCAGAGTGTACAGCAGCATGTAAAAAAGAACCAG ACACTCCAGAGGGATCTGACCGGGCGCCGGGCTCGTGTTGAAGAGGTTCTGGACCGGGCGGGCATCATCGCTTCACTGAGGACTCCTGAGGTGGAGTTTGTACGCGAAGGGGCGGGTCACGTGCGCCAGCTGTGGGAAGTTTTGCAGCTGGAGACGGAGAGGAGGTCTGTGATGCTGGACGCCACGCTGCAGTCTCAGCAGTACTATAGCGAGGCAGCTAAAGTGGAATCCTGGCTGTCAGGTCAGAAGCTCCATCTTGTCAGTGAGGAAAAAGGCACG GATGAGGCGAGcaccctgcagctgctgaaggCCCACCTGGCTCTGGAGCAAACAGTGGAGACATATGCAGAGACAGTTGGCATGTTATCCCAGCAATGCCAACGTCTACTGGAACTGGGACATCCAGACAG TGAACACATCACCAAGCAGCAGTCCCACATAGATCGGCTGTACGTGTCTCTGAAGGACATGGTAGAGCACAGGAAGACCAAACTGGAGCAGCAGTACTGGCTCTATCAGCTCAACAAGGACGTGGAGGAGTTAGAGAAGTGGATCACTGAGCGCGAGGCGGTGGCCAGTTCCACCGAGCTGGGCCAAGACCTCGAGGACGTCACG gtgcTTCAGGAGACGTTCACCAAGTTTGCCTCAGAAACCAACAACATCGGCCAGCAGCGCATGGAGCAGGTGAACAAAATGGTGAACGAGATGATCGACTGCGGCCACTCGGACGCGGCCACCATCGCTGAGTGGAAGGATGGACTAAATGAGTCATGGGCGGACCtcctggagctgatggagaccCGCAGACAGATGCTGGCAGCTTCGCACCAGCTGCACAAGTTCTTCACCGACTGCAAAGAG GTCTTGGCTCAGATCGCAGGGAAGATGAAGCAGTTGCCAGAGGTGAGGGCATGCCAGGCCAACATCACCAATCCAGCCACCCTGCAGAGACTCATGCACTCCTTTGAGCATGCCCTTCAACTGCTAGTAGCACAG GTGaggcagctgcaggagaacgCCGCCCAGCTGAGGACCATCTATGCGGGTGAGAAGGCTGAGGCCATCATGGTCAAAGAGCAGGAGGTGATGGAGGCGTGGAAGGAGCTGCTGAGCTCCTGCGGGGCTAGTCGCGTCCAGGTTACTTCAGTGACCGACAAGGTGCAGTTCTTCTCGGTAGTGCGTGAAAACCTGATGTGGATGGAAGGCATCATGGGCCAGATAGGATGGGATGAGCCCAG GGATTTGACAGCTCTGGAGGGGATGATAAAACAACACCAGGAGCTGAAAGCCAAAATAGACGGCCGAAGCAAGACCATCCAGCAGTGTGCGGATCTGGGCAAGATCCTGATAGCTGCCGGAAACCCTGCATCAGAAGAG ATAAAAGAGAAGCTGGACAGTCTTCTGTCTAAGCAGAAGGATCTTGTTGAAAAATGGGACAAACACCAGGAAAGGTTACAGCGCA AGCAGGAATACTTCCAGTTTGCCCAGGAGACAGTGAGGGCGGAAGCCTGGCTAAAAGCCAAGGAGCCGCTGATCACCTCCAAGCAGCCAGAAGGAGGCGAGGCCCCGGCCCAAACAGACGAGGCTGAGCAGCTCATTCTCCGCCACGAGGCCTTCCGCAAGGCTGCTGTAACCTGGAAAGAACGATTCAGCTCCCTCCGCCAGCTCTCCGCA gctgagaagaagaaagaggaggagaaaaagacaaCCCCACTCTCCAGCAGAAGGATGTTCCCATTATCTTGTCTGACTCCAAACATTGCCTCAACCAGTGCTACCTCACCTTTCCTGAGGCAGACGGTACAGGCACATATAGAACCCAAACCCTTACAGACCTGTCTGGATCTGGGTGCCACTGCTGTCACCCAGAGATTGTCCTCAACGCTAGCCAACTACAACCCAGTCTTAAATGGATCAGGCTACCACAGTCAGGAGCAGCAGTGCAGTGGGAAGTTGATGAGCTCCTCGTACCTTGGGATGAACCACCAGGCAGCTGGAGGTGGAAGTGACTCCGGTTTCTCTGCATTGACCTCCCATAGTGGTGGAGCAGACACTTCTACTTACCTTGGAATAAATCATCAAACTGTCGGCAGTGCAGAAAGCTCTGGGTACTTTGGACTGACTGCTGGGTGTGTGGGTAGTATCCAAAACCATTTTAGCAGTGGCAGATTAGGGAGTTCGGGTAACTTAGCTCAGCAGCCAAGCAGTGGAGGTTTGGGAAGCCCTGGATTTCTCCCTCAACAGAATATGGGCAGTTCTGGATATTTGGCCCAAACACAAAATATTGGAAGTCCTGGATACTTAGGACAACAGCCTAATTTAGGGAGTTCAGGATATTTGGCACAACAGCCTAATATGGGGAGTTCAGGATATTTGGCACAACAGCCTAATATGGGGAGTTCTGGGTATTTGGCACAGCAGCCTAACATGGGGAGCTCTGGGTACTTGGTGCAGCAGCCTAATATGGGGAGTTCTGGCTTCCTACCGCAGAATTATCAGAGTAGTGGGGGATTTGGTAGCTCAGGCTTTCTGGCACAAAATAATTACAGCAGTGGAAGTCTGGGCAGTTCCAATTACCTAGCTCAGAGTGGCGGCATCATGGACCCTAAAATGGCATATGCATGGCAGCACCTAAAAGCTGACTTCATGCAGCCCAGGATCAACCACATCCACAAGGCCGTAAACCCACTCCTAGAAGCCAGCAGGGTGCAGCGAGAACAGTACGGTGACATCCCAATGGCAGACATGATGGGACCGGAGTCTGGGCTGGAGCTCCTCCATGGCCGTCTCCAGAGGGATCCCCGCGGTAGCCGCTCTGACCCTCAGATGGACCATCTGAGGCGAGAGAGGGAGTACAAGCTGGGTAGACAGACCTCCAGCGAACAGGAGATCCAGGCCAGGCTGAACGAGCTGCCAATGATTGTGCGTCAGGAGCGCTACAGGAGACGCCTGGAGAGACAGTCCTCCAGTGAACAGGAGGGAAGCGGCaagcagaggctgcagaggcAGGACTCTAGTGACCTGGAGGGCTCCATTAAAGAGGGCTCTGACAAGCGCTCAGG GGACAAGAGATCTACCATGGCAGAGATTGTAGAACAGGtccaggagagagaggcagcacaT GCACGGGGAGAGCCCTATCGGCCTCCTAGCAGCCTTTCAGCACCGGTGACTCGTTTTGATGGACGTCCTCGCGCCCGTGACCGTCCAAAACCAAGGAGGAGGCCCCGCCCAAAAGAGCCTGAGGAGACACGACGTTCTCGCTCAGCCCCAGCAACTGGAGCCCCAACAACACCCCAGCCACCCTCACACACTGCCCACAATGAAGGCTTCCTCTATCGCAAAAAGGCCACCAGCTCTGATCTAGAAGCTCAGCAGAGGAGCCCCAACAG TAAGTCCTGGGTGAATGTATACTGTGTGCTGAAAGAGGGACTGCTGACCTTCTACAAGGATGCCAGGAACCACAACACAACGTACAATGGAGAGCCTCCCGTCGACCTTTGTAACTGCTCATTTGATCCTTCAATGGgatacaagaagaagaaaaatgttttccttcttca AATAAACGATGGAAACTTCTTTGTATTCCATGCAAAAGATGAG GAGGACCTGAAGGCTTGGACTTCAAACATCACCACCTGTATATCTGACCATGAGGACATGGCCAAGTGGGACAAGCCTGGCACCTCGTCCATGGACCCTGACCGCtcggagaggaaggagaagtcTGAGGGGGACGCGGACGCCAGGTCAGAGAGGTCAGAGCTGgctgagggggaggagaggtcTGAGAAGGAGAGGTCAGAGAAGGGGGATGGCTCTGAGAAGTTAGACACGTCAGAAATTGCTGACAAGCTGGAGGGCGGGGCAGGGGGCTCCAGCACGTCTGGAAAAAGCAAATGA